In Mycoplasmopsis cynos, the following are encoded in one genomic region:
- a CDS encoding DNA cytosine methyltransferase, translated as MKSIELFAGAGGMALGLEKAGFNHIGLIEIDKYAAKTLRINRKEWNVLEEDIEKVAERNLEKEFSIKKYELDLISGGPPCQSFSYAGKKMGLEDVRGTMFYHYAKFLNKLQPKMFLFENVKGLLSHNKGKTLETILTIFKEQGYYAQYKVLNAANYGVAQKRERLIIVGIRNDLKDKIIFKFPKEHKYKLNLRDILVNVPKSEGAKYSKDKEKLFQLVPPGGYWKDIPEKYAKEYMKSCWYMTGGKTGILRKLSLDEPSLTILTTPQMKQTDRCHPVENRPFTIRESARIQSFPDEWEFFGSMANKYKQIGNAVPCNLAYEIGKEIIKSLKG; from the coding sequence TTGAAAAGTATAGAATTATTTGCAGGTGCAGGAGGAATGGCTTTAGGTTTAGAAAAAGCAGGATTTAATCATATAGGATTAATTGAAATAGATAAATATGCAGCAAAGACACTTAGAATAAATAGAAAAGAATGAAATGTTTTGGAAGAAGATATCGAAAAGGTTGCTGAAAGAAATTTAGAAAAAGAATTTAGTATAAAAAAGTATGAACTAGATTTAATTTCAGGTGGTCCCCCTTGTCAAAGTTTTAGTTATGCAGGGAAAAAAATGGGATTAGAAGATGTTAGAGGAACAATGTTTTATCATTATGCTAAATTTTTGAATAAGCTACAACCAAAAATGTTTTTATTTGAAAATGTAAAAGGCCTATTGTCACACAATAAAGGTAAAACACTTGAAACAATTTTAACTATCTTTAAAGAACAAGGATATTATGCACAATATAAAGTTTTAAATGCAGCAAATTATGGAGTTGCTCAAAAAAGAGAAAGGTTAATAATTGTTGGAATTAGAAATGATTTAAAGGATAAAATAATATTTAAGTTTCCAAAGGAGCATAAATATAAATTAAATTTAAGAGATATATTAGTAAATGTCCCAAAAAGTGAAGGAGCAAAATATTCAAAAGACAAAGAAAAGTTATTTCAATTAGTTCCTCCTGGTGGATATTGGAAAGATATACCAGAGAAATATGCGAAAGAATATATGAAAAGTTGTTGGTATATGACTGGAGGCAAAACTGGAATATTAAGAAAATTGAGTTTGGATGAACCATCATTAACAATATTAACAACACCACAAATGAAGCAAACAGATAGATGTCATCCGGTCGAAAATAGGCCTTTTACCATTAGAGAAAGTGCAAGAATTCAATCTTTTCCTGATGAGTGAGAATTTTTTGGAAGTATGGCAAATAAATATAAGCAAATAGGAAATGCAGTTCCTTGTAATTTAGCTTATGAGATTGGTAAAGAAATAATTAAGAGTTTAAAGGGATAA
- the rpsD gene encoding 30S ribosomal protein S4 produces MSRYTGPVFKKARRLGFSILENGKEFAKGKKRTYAPGQHGNKRVKLSDYGLHLYEKQKLKHLFGVNEKQLRKTFEKAVKMKGVTGTNLIQLLEVRLDNLVYRAGFALTRRQARQLVNHNHFTLNGKKANIPSMVVSLNDVVELKEKSRTNKQITEALAANTPAAWLTRKDFNFKLDRLPERSEVHQEIKDALIVEFYSK; encoded by the coding sequence ATGTCAAGATATACTGGTCCAGTATTTAAAAAAGCTCGTCGTCTAGGTTTTTCTATTTTAGAAAATGGAAAAGAATTTGCAAAAGGTAAAAAAAGAACTTATGCACCTGGACAACATGGTAATAAAAGAGTAAAACTTTCTGATTATGGGTTACACTTATATGAAAAACAAAAATTAAAACATCTTTTCGGTGTTAATGAAAAACAATTACGTAAAACATTTGAAAAGGCTGTTAAAATGAAAGGCGTTACCGGTACTAATTTAATTCAATTATTAGAAGTTCGTTTAGATAACTTGGTATACCGTGCTGGATTCGCTTTAACAAGACGTCAAGCTCGTCAATTAGTAAATCATAATCACTTCACATTAAATGGTAAAAAAGCTAATATCCCATCTATGGTTGTTTCGCTAAATGATGTTGTTGAATTAAAAGAAAAATCAAGAACAAACAAACAAATTACTGAAGCTTTAGCAGCTAATACACCTGCTGCATGATTAACAAGAAAAGACTTTAACTTTAAATTAGACAGACTACCTGAAAGAAGCGAAGTGCATCAAGAAATTAAAGATGCCTTAATCGTAGAGTTCTATTCAAAATAA
- the rpmE gene encoding 50S ribosomal protein L31: MKKNLHPEYHEVKITCSTCGTKFEFKSVRKNFSVDVCSGCHAVFTGNRTQVKATGRIDKFNKRLEKKAK; this comes from the coding sequence ATGAAAAAGAATCTTCATCCTGAATATCACGAAGTAAAAATTACTTGTTCAACATGTGGTACAAAATTTGAATTTAAGTCTGTAAGAAAGAACTTTTCTGTTGATGTTTGTTCTGGTTGCCACGCTGTATTTACTGGAAATAGAACCCAAGTTAAAGCAACTGGAAGAATTGATAAATTTAATAAGCGTTTAGAAAAAAAAGCTAAATAG
- a CDS encoding DNA adenine methylase, with translation MTNSNLTPFVKWAGGKKQLINEIEKRLPKQIKNYYEPFVGGGAILFYLKPQKAYINDINSVLINAYNIIKTNPSQIISLLSELDKIECTKETYYNIRDKFNNKILSREYDVEMASLFIFLNKRCFNGLYRVNSKGLFNVPFNNKLKCDSYNKENILNISEYLKNVNITNLDFEESLINAKKGDFIFFDSPYAPLNPTSFDSYTKDGFDKESHIRLSKVFKRLDKKGCLLMLTNHNTKLIRDLYSEYKIEVVDVKRNINSKASNRTGKEVIITNYEYW, from the coding sequence ATGACTAATAGTAATTTAACACCTTTTGTAAAGTGAGCAGGAGGCAAAAAACAATTAATTAATGAAATTGAAAAACGATTACCAAAACAAATAAAAAACTATTATGAACCTTTTGTTGGTGGAGGTGCAATTCTTTTTTATCTAAAACCACAAAAAGCATATATAAATGATATTAATTCTGTATTGATAAATGCTTATAATATAATAAAAACAAATCCAAGTCAGATAATTAGTTTATTAAGTGAATTGGATAAAATCGAATGTACAAAAGAAACATACTATAATATAAGAGATAAATTTAACAATAAGATACTATCTAGAGAATATGATGTGGAAATGGCAAGTTTATTTATTTTCTTAAATAAAAGATGTTTTAATGGATTGTACAGAGTTAATTCAAAAGGATTATTTAATGTTCCTTTTAACAATAAACTTAAATGTGATTCTTACAATAAAGAAAACATACTCAATATAAGCGAGTATTTGAAAAATGTTAATATTACAAATTTAGATTTTGAAGAAAGTTTAATCAATGCTAAAAAAGGAGATTTTATTTTTTTTGATAGTCCTTATGCTCCTTTAAATCCTACATCATTTGATTCATACACTAAAGACGGTTTTGATAAAGAAAGTCATATTAGATTATCAAAAGTTTTTAAGAGATTAGATAAAAAAGGGTGCTTATTGATGCTAACAAACCATAATACTAAATTAATTAGAGATTTATATTCTGAATATAAGATAGAAGTGGTCGATGTTAAAAGAAATATAAATTCTAAAGCTAGTAATAGGACAGGTAAAGAGGTTATTATAACAAATTATGAATATTGATAA
- a CDS encoding Eco47II family restriction endonuclease: protein MQYNLKFIKQEDFENHVKKTIEEYGEILKKIDLKKFNKNIIDPIKLLFDKNILNKTYKEIIELELTRQRDKSNNNAIGYFHQNIFKYINNCKVPKEGWDVVYEDINSKIIYYIEMKNKHNTMNSSSAKSTYIKMQNHLLNSKDKEKSVCALVEIISKKSSDIEWAISIEKTKQLPNKRIRRISIDKFYEIVTGDKNSFRDLCIQLPITIEKIINNDSNFKIEQDTVFEELENIHKDILKALYKLAFETYEGFTELQN from the coding sequence ATGCAGTATAACTTAAAATTTATAAAACAAGAAGATTTTGAAAATCATGTTAAAAAAACGATTGAAGAGTACGGAGAAATATTAAAAAAAATAGATTTAAAAAAATTTAATAAGAATATAATTGACCCAATTAAATTATTATTTGACAAAAATATTTTAAATAAAACTTATAAGGAAATTATTGAATTGGAATTAACTAGACAAAGGGATAAGTCAAATAATAATGCAATAGGATATTTTCATCAAAATATTTTTAAATATATAAATAATTGTAAAGTTCCAAAAGAAGGTTGAGATGTCGTATATGAAGATATAAATTCAAAAATAATTTATTATATTGAAATGAAAAATAAACATAATACAATGAATTCTTCTTCTGCCAAAAGCACATATATAAAAATGCAAAATCATTTATTAAATTCAAAAGATAAAGAAAAAAGTGTTTGCGCATTAGTGGAAATAATTTCTAAAAAATCATCTGATATAGAATGGGCTATATCAATAGAAAAAACAAAACAACTTCCAAATAAAAGAATTAGAAGAATATCGATAGATAAATTTTATGAAATTGTAACTGGCGACAAAAATTCATTTAGAGATTTATGTATCCAATTGCCAATAACAATAGAAAAAATAATTAATAACGATTCAAATTTTAAAATTGAACAAGATACTGTATTTGAAGAGTTAGAAAATATTCATAAAGACATATTGAAAGCATTGTATAAATTAGCTTTTGAAACTTATGAAGGATTTACTGAATTACAAAATTAA
- the glpO gene encoding type 2 glycerol-3-phosphate oxidase translates to MKRKYDVVIIGGGIIGGAIAYELSQYKLKTLLLEKNPVFADETSKGNSGAIHGGFDPDPHKIEAKLNVIGNQLWREKIFKDLEFPRAQVDSLILAFNEEEMKHVHMLYERGLINKVPKEYLKVISKEEVLKREPNVNPKVQGALLCTSSWAIDPVRATYAFMGASEQNGTELRRNSEVTDIKYLNDEFTITLASGEEITSSVVINAAGHYADVLAEKAGYGDFKQTTRRGEYRILARTEAGIVNSICFKVPTIHGKGVIVAPMLDGRVLVGPTAEEGVPKDQTRVVTKEKFDFIGQIGKEIIPSIRLERTEMTLAGSRPIDIETNDFVIRPAKLNPKFINAAGMQSPALASSPAIAIEIAKLVEAAGVKLEKNPDYNPKFKVQF, encoded by the coding sequence ATGAAACGCAAATATGATGTAGTAATAATAGGTGGAGGTATTATAGGTGGAGCAATCGCTTATGAACTATCTCAATATAAACTAAAAACCTTATTATTAGAAAAAAATCCAGTTTTTGCTGATGAAACTTCAAAAGGAAATTCGGGCGCAATTCATGGCGGATTTGATCCAGATCCTCATAAAATTGAAGCTAAATTAAACGTAATTGGTAATCAATTATGAAGAGAAAAAATCTTTAAGGATTTAGAATTTCCAAGAGCACAAGTTGATTCATTGATTTTAGCATTTAATGAAGAAGAAATGAAACATGTGCATATGTTATATGAAAGAGGATTAATTAATAAAGTTCCAAAGGAATACTTAAAAGTTATTTCTAAAGAAGAAGTATTAAAAAGAGAACCAAATGTTAATCCAAAAGTACAAGGAGCATTATTATGCACTAGTTCATGAGCTATTGACCCAGTTAGAGCAACATATGCTTTTATGGGTGCTAGTGAGCAAAATGGTACTGAATTAAGAAGAAATTCAGAAGTTACTGATATTAAATATCTTAATGATGAATTTACTATAACATTAGCAAGCGGAGAAGAAATTACATCAAGTGTAGTTATTAATGCTGCTGGTCATTATGCAGACGTTTTAGCTGAAAAAGCCGGATATGGTGACTTTAAGCAAACAACAAGAAGGGGTGAATATAGAATTTTAGCAAGAACCGAGGCAGGAATTGTTAATTCAATTTGTTTTAAAGTTCCAACAATTCACGGTAAAGGTGTTATTGTAGCTCCGATGCTTGATGGTCGTGTTCTAGTTGGACCTACTGCTGAAGAAGGAGTTCCAAAGGACCAAACTAGAGTTGTAACAAAGGAAAAATTTGATTTTATTGGACAAATTGGAAAAGAAATTATTCCATCAATTAGACTTGAAAGAACCGAAATGACATTAGCTGGTTCAAGACCTATCGATATTGAAACTAATGACTTTGTTATTAGACCAGCGAAATTAAATCCAAAATTTATTAATGCAGCTGGAATGCAATCGCCAGCATTAGCATCATCTCCTGCAATAGCGATAGAGATTGCTAAATTAGTAGAAGCAGCGGGTGTTAAATTAGAAAAAAACCCAGACTATAATCCGAAATTTAAAGTTCAATTTTAA